A DNA window from Brenneria izadpanahii contains the following coding sequences:
- the kdpD gene encoding two-component system sensor histidine kinase KdpD: MINGEDHRPDPDSLLAQIDEPPCGKLKIFFGACAGVGKTYAMLQEAQRLRAQGLDVLVGVAETHGRSETAALLEGLPQLPQKRINHHGRHLVEFDLDAALARCPALILIDELAHSNVAGSRHPKRWQDVQELLDAGINVFTTVNVQHLESLNDVIGGVTGIQVRETLPDPIFDNANEVILVDLPPDDLRQRLNEGKVYLPLQAERAIENFFRKGNLIALRELALRRMADRVDDQMRALRAVQGREHIWHTRDAILLCIGHGPGNEKLVRTASRLAARLGSVWHAVYVETPSLHQLPEARRRAILRALKLAQDLGAETATLSDPDEEYAILRYAREHNLGKIVIGRHAEQRFGWRWRARFAERLGKLGPDLDLVIVSVKDEAPRPAKAPDTRDLIEKWRMQLYGCAMAAILCAAITLLALWSPFSMLESENLVMIYLLAVVVIALFYGRWPSVFAAIINVAIFDLFFILPRGTLAVSDAQYLVTFAVMLGVGILVGNLTAGVRYQAKVARYREQRARHLYEMSKTLNRSLSRADIVKASHHFLSTTFQARIALLLADDPDHSSPELQQPALDGQEQLIVDNAIARWSFDHRTPAGAGTATLPGVPYQILPLATTQQIFGVLAIEPDNIRQLMVPEQQRLLETFTVLIANALERLFLMQSTENARLNTEREQLRNSLLAALSHDLRTPLTVLFGQAEILTLNLADEGSPHARQASQIRQQILNTTRLVNNLLDMARIQSDGFHLRKSWQTLEELIGGALQQLESALEKNTIRVNLSDNMILVYCDASLVERVLINLLENALKYAGEQAIITIETTIRYRPATPDDWLEVIVRDNGPGIEAGQEEVIFDKFARGHKESSIPGVGLGLAICRAIIDIHGGRIWAANSETGGAAFHFTLPLSAPPAIEPEDLEEN, from the coding sequence ATGATTAATGGCGAAGATCATCGTCCGGATCCCGATAGCCTGCTGGCGCAAATTGATGAACCGCCATGCGGTAAGCTGAAAATATTCTTCGGCGCCTGCGCCGGCGTAGGGAAAACCTACGCCATGTTACAGGAAGCGCAGCGGCTACGAGCCCAGGGGCTGGACGTGTTGGTCGGCGTGGCGGAAACCCATGGACGCAGCGAAACCGCCGCCTTACTGGAAGGTTTGCCGCAGTTGCCGCAAAAACGCATCAATCATCATGGGCGTCACCTTGTCGAATTCGATCTCGATGCCGCGTTGGCGCGTTGTCCGGCACTAATCCTGATCGACGAACTGGCGCACAGCAACGTGGCGGGCTCACGGCATCCCAAACGCTGGCAAGATGTTCAGGAACTGCTGGATGCCGGTATCAACGTATTCACCACCGTTAACGTTCAGCACCTGGAAAGCCTGAATGACGTGATAGGCGGCGTAACCGGAATTCAAGTACGGGAAACCCTGCCCGATCCGATCTTTGATAATGCCAATGAAGTGATACTGGTGGATTTGCCGCCGGACGATCTGCGCCAACGGCTGAATGAAGGTAAAGTTTATCTGCCGTTGCAGGCCGAACGGGCGATAGAAAACTTCTTCCGCAAAGGTAATCTGATCGCGCTGCGTGAGCTGGCATTAAGACGTATGGCCGATCGGGTCGACGATCAAATGCGGGCGCTACGGGCGGTTCAAGGGCGGGAGCATATCTGGCATACCCGTGACGCCATCTTGCTATGCATCGGCCATGGACCGGGAAATGAAAAACTGGTGCGTACCGCATCGCGGCTGGCGGCCCGGTTGGGCAGCGTCTGGCATGCCGTTTATGTCGAAACGCCCAGTCTGCACCAGTTACCGGAAGCGCGGCGGCGGGCGATTTTACGCGCGCTCAAACTTGCGCAGGATCTGGGCGCGGAAACGGCGACGTTATCCGATCCGGATGAAGAATACGCCATATTACGTTATGCCCGGGAACATAACCTGGGAAAAATTGTTATCGGCCGCCATGCCGAACAACGCTTTGGCTGGCGGTGGCGCGCCCGCTTTGCCGAGCGCTTAGGTAAACTGGGGCCGGACCTTGATTTGGTGATTGTCTCCGTTAAAGATGAGGCTCCCAGGCCGGCCAAAGCGCCGGATACGCGCGACTTGATTGAAAAGTGGAGAATGCAGCTTTACGGCTGCGCGATGGCCGCCATACTGTGCGCCGCGATCACGCTGTTGGCGCTCTGGTCCCCCTTCTCTATGTTGGAATCAGAGAATCTGGTGATGATTTACCTGCTGGCGGTCGTGGTTATCGCCCTGTTTTATGGTCGCTGGCCCTCGGTGTTCGCCGCAATAATCAACGTCGCCATCTTCGATCTGTTTTTTATTTTGCCGCGCGGCACCCTTGCCGTTTCAGACGCCCAATATCTTGTCACCTTTGCGGTGATGTTGGGCGTCGGTATTTTGGTGGGCAACCTGACCGCGGGCGTGCGTTATCAGGCCAAAGTCGCCCGCTACCGCGAACAGCGCGCCCGGCATCTCTATGAGATGTCAAAAACGTTGAACCGCAGCCTGTCCCGTGCGGATATCGTAAAAGCCAGCCATCATTTCCTCAGCACCACGTTTCAAGCCAGAATCGCACTACTGCTGGCCGATGACCCCGACCATTCCTCGCCGGAGCTACAGCAACCGGCGCTCGACGGTCAGGAGCAACTTATCGTCGATAACGCGATTGCCCGCTGGAGTTTCGATCATCGTACGCCTGCCGGAGCAGGCACCGCCACCCTGCCCGGCGTCCCCTACCAGATACTGCCGTTGGCCACGACGCAGCAAATCTTCGGCGTGCTGGCGATTGAACCGGACAATATCCGGCAGTTAATGGTTCCCGAACAACAGCGCCTGCTGGAAACCTTTACCGTATTGATCGCCAATGCGCTGGAGCGCCTGTTTCTGATGCAAAGCACGGAAAACGCCCGCCTGAATACGGAGCGCGAGCAATTGCGAAACTCACTGCTCGCGGCCCTCTCCCATGATTTGCGCACGCCGTTGACGGTACTGTTCGGCCAGGCCGAAATTCTGACGCTTAATCTGGCCGACGAAGGCTCGCCGCACGCACGCCAGGCCAGCCAAATCCGCCAGCAGATCCTGAATACCACGCGGCTGGTGAACAACCTGCTGGATATGGCCCGGATCCAATCCGACGGCTTTCATCTGCGCAAATCGTGGCAAACGCTGGAAGAGTTGATCGGTGGCGCATTACAGCAGTTGGAAAGCGCGCTGGAGAAAAATACGATTCGGGTAAATCTATCCGACAATATGATTCTGGTTTATTGTGATGCCAGTCTGGTTGAGCGGGTGCTGATCAACCTGTTGGAAAATGCGCTGAAATATGCCGGCGAGCAGGCAATCATCACGATAGAGACGACAATACGCTATCGGCCGGCTACGCCGGATGATTGGCTGGAAGTGATTGTGCGGGATAATGGGCCGGGTATCGAAGCCGGGCAGGAAGAGGTTATTTTCGACAAGTTCGCCCGCGGCCATAAAGAGTCGTCAATCCCCGGCGTGGGGTTGGGGCTGGCGATATGCCGCGCCATCATCGACATTCACGGCGGGCGCATCTGGGCGGCCAATAGCGAAACGGGCGGCGCCGCATTCCATTTCACCCTGCCGCTATCCGCCCCGCCGGCGATCGAGCCAGAAGATCTTGAGGAGAACTGA
- a CDS encoding YbgA family protein: MTFDPIPVGISACLLGKPVRFDGGHKRLAFAVEQLSPYFHFEPVCPEMAVGLPVPRPALRLIKNAEGSITLRASNGSPLDVTQQMRRFSAEKVSQLQQLCGYIVCAKSPSCGMERVKVYDEPQKNARKSGTGLFTQELLHQLPWLPVEEDGRLHDPGLRENFIERVYTLHELHQIWRQGLSRGALIAFHSRYKLLLLAHSQPEYRALGRFVADIDKWESLDDFAREYRLRLMKLMTHPATRRNHTNVLMHIQGYFRRQLSSSQRQELTQLIDRYRQGVQPLLAPIALLKHYMAEYPDAYLAEQRYFEPYPEALRLRYGY; encoded by the coding sequence ATGACGTTCGATCCGATCCCGGTTGGTATAAGCGCCTGTCTGCTTGGAAAACCGGTGCGCTTCGACGGCGGGCATAAGCGTCTGGCGTTTGCCGTCGAGCAATTATCGCCGTATTTCCATTTTGAGCCCGTTTGTCCGGAAATGGCCGTTGGGCTGCCGGTGCCGCGTCCGGCGTTGCGGCTGATAAAAAACGCGGAAGGAAGCATTACCCTGCGCGCCAGTAATGGCTCGCCGCTGGATGTCACTCAGCAGATGCGCCGCTTTTCCGCAGAAAAAGTCAGCCAGCTACAGCAGCTGTGCGGCTATATTGTGTGCGCCAAATCGCCCAGTTGCGGTATGGAGCGCGTCAAAGTGTATGACGAGCCGCAAAAGAACGCGCGCAAAAGCGGTACGGGACTGTTTACCCAGGAACTGTTGCATCAGTTGCCTTGGTTGCCGGTAGAGGAAGATGGCCGTCTGCACGATCCGGGACTGCGGGAAAACTTTATTGAGCGGGTTTATACCCTGCATGAATTGCATCAGATCTGGCGGCAAGGTCTTAGCCGCGGGGCGCTGATTGCGTTTCACAGCCGTTATAAATTGTTGCTGCTGGCCCATTCACAGCCTGAATACCGCGCGCTGGGGCGTTTTGTGGCGGATATCGATAAATGGGAATCGTTGGACGATTTTGCGCGGGAATACCGCCTGCGGTTGATGAAGCTGATGACGCATCCGGCAACCCGGCGCAATCACACCAATGTCTTGATGCATATTCAAGGATATTTCCGCCGCCAGCTTAGTTCGTCGCAGCGACAGGAACTCACCCAACTGATCGATCGCTATCGGCAGGGCGTGCAACCCCTGCTGGCGCCCATCGCCTTGCTGAAGCATTACATGGCGGAATATCCGGATGCTTACCTTGCGGAACAGCGCTACTTTGAGCCTTATCCGGAAGCGCTAAGGCTGCGCTACGGTTACTGA
- the kdpB gene encoding potassium-transporting ATPase subunit KdpB, which produces MLHRARRRKAQSLFDMTLLRTALTDAIKKLDPRIQWRNPVMLVVYLGSLLTSIIWLAILAGAASGDAAFTGLISLWLWFTVLFANFAEALAEGRSKAQANALKGVQKTSWANKLAAPRHDAATEAIPADSLRKGDVVLVKAGEIIPCDGEVLEGSASVDESAITGESAAVIRESGGDFASVTGGTCVLSDWLVIQCSVNPGETFLDRMIAMVEGAQRRKTPNEVALTILLIELTIIFLLVSATLYPFSWFGAAANGSGETVSITVLVALLVCLIPTTIGGLLSAIGVAGMSRMLGANVIASSGRAVEAAGDIAVLLLDKTGTITLGNRQASAFLPAPGVTEQTLADAARLASLSDETPEGRSIVILAKQRFNLNDRSLQDSDAAFVPFSAQTRMSGVNIQQRIIRKGAVDALRHYIAANQGSFPQQVEALVSNVARRGGTPLVVAEGRRVLGVVELKDIVKSGIKQRFAELRSMGIKTVMITGDNPLTAAAIAAEAGVDDFLSEATPETKLALIRQYQAEGRLVAMTGDGTNDAPALAQADVAVAMNSGTQAAKEAGNMVDLDSNPTKLIEVVHIGKQMLMTRGSLTTFSIANDVAKYFAIIPAAFAATYPQLNALNIMHLHSPASAMLSATIFNALIIVFLIPLALKGISYRPMSAAALLSRNLWIYGLGGLVAPFPGIKLIDMLLSGLNLV; this is translated from the coding sequence ATGCTCCATCGCGCCAGGCGGCGTAAAGCGCAATCGCTGTTTGATATGACGCTGTTGCGCACCGCGCTGACGGATGCAATTAAGAAGCTCGATCCCCGTATACAGTGGCGTAACCCGGTGATGTTGGTGGTTTATCTCGGCAGCCTGTTGACCAGTATTATCTGGCTGGCGATTCTGGCCGGCGCGGCCTCCGGGGATGCGGCATTTACCGGCCTGATTTCGCTCTGGTTATGGTTTACGGTTCTTTTCGCCAATTTTGCCGAAGCCCTGGCGGAAGGACGCAGCAAAGCGCAGGCGAACGCCCTGAAAGGGGTGCAAAAAACCAGTTGGGCCAATAAACTTGCGGCGCCGCGGCACGATGCGGCGACAGAAGCGATCCCGGCGGATAGTCTGCGTAAGGGGGATGTCGTTCTCGTTAAGGCGGGCGAAATCATTCCGTGCGACGGCGAAGTGCTGGAAGGTAGCGCCTCCGTGGATGAAAGCGCGATTACCGGCGAGTCCGCCGCCGTTATCCGCGAATCCGGCGGCGATTTCGCCTCCGTAACCGGCGGAACCTGCGTGCTGTCCGACTGGCTGGTGATCCAATGCAGCGTCAATCCCGGCGAAACGTTCCTCGACCGGATGATCGCAATGGTGGAAGGCGCCCAGCGGCGGAAAACCCCTAACGAGGTAGCCCTGACCATTTTGCTGATTGAGCTGACCATCATCTTTCTGTTGGTCAGCGCCACGCTATATCCCTTTTCCTGGTTTGGCGCGGCGGCCAACGGCAGCGGAGAAACCGTCAGTATTACCGTCCTGGTCGCCCTGCTGGTTTGCCTTATTCCCACGACGATCGGCGGACTGCTCTCCGCCATCGGCGTGGCGGGCATGAGCCGTATGCTGGGCGCCAACGTCATTGCGTCCAGCGGACGGGCGGTGGAAGCGGCGGGCGATATCGCCGTGCTGTTATTGGATAAAACCGGCACCATCACGCTGGGCAATCGTCAGGCATCGGCATTTCTGCCTGCGCCGGGAGTCACGGAACAAACGCTGGCGGATGCCGCCCGGCTGGCATCGCTGTCCGATGAAACCCCGGAAGGCCGCAGCATCGTGATACTGGCCAAACAGCGTTTTAATCTGAACGATCGCAGCCTGCAGGATAGCGACGCCGCCTTTGTGCCGTTTTCCGCGCAAACGCGTATGAGCGGAGTTAACATTCAGCAGCGAATCATTCGCAAGGGCGCCGTCGATGCCCTGCGCCACTATATTGCAGCCAATCAGGGCAGTTTCCCGCAGCAGGTGGAAGCGTTGGTTTCCAATGTCGCCCGGCGCGGCGGAACGCCTTTGGTCGTCGCGGAAGGGAGACGCGTATTGGGCGTGGTGGAATTGAAAGACATCGTCAAAAGCGGCATCAAGCAACGTTTCGCCGAATTGCGCAGCATGGGAATCAAAACCGTGATGATTACCGGCGATAATCCTCTCACCGCCGCCGCGATTGCCGCCGAAGCCGGTGTGGATGATTTCCTGTCGGAAGCGACGCCGGAAACCAAACTGGCGCTGATTCGTCAGTATCAGGCTGAAGGCCGGTTGGTGGCCATGACCGGCGACGGTACCAATGATGCGCCCGCGCTGGCGCAGGCCGACGTCGCGGTGGCGATGAACTCCGGCACGCAGGCGGCGAAAGAAGCGGGCAATATGGTCGATCTGGATTCCAATCCGACCAAGCTGATCGAAGTGGTGCATATCGGTAAACAGATGCTGATGACGCGAGGATCGCTAACCACTTTCAGTATTGCCAATGACGTCGCCAAATACTTCGCCATTATTCCCGCGGCGTTCGCCGCCACCTATCCCCAGCTAAATGCGTTGAACATCATGCATCTGCATTCGCCGGCTTCCGCCATGCTTTCGGCCACCATTTTCAATGCGCTGATCATCGTATTCCTGATCCCGCTGGCGTTAAAAGGGATTAGCTATCGGCCAATGAGCGCCGCGGCGCTGTTGAGCCGCAATCTGTGGATTTATGGGCTTGGCGGGTTGGTGGCGCCGTTTCCCGGCATCAAACTGATCGATATGTTGCTAAGCGGATTGAATCTGGTTTAA
- the kdpE gene encoding two-component system response regulator KdpE, which translates to MQTAILIVEDEKEIRRFVRQALEAEGCRVYDADTLQRGLIEAATRKPELVILDLGLPDGSGIDYIRDLRQWSSMPIIVLSARADEQDKIEALDAGADDYLTKPFGIGELMARVRAALRHHGRSPQETPLVRFGNVTIDLLNRLVSREGQELHLTPIEFRLLAVLAANPGKVLTQRQLLTQVWGPNAVEHSHYLRIYMGHLRQKLEVDPARPRHLLTETAIGYRFMP; encoded by the coding sequence TTGCAGACCGCTATTTTGATCGTAGAAGATGAAAAAGAGATCCGCCGCTTTGTCCGTCAGGCGTTGGAGGCCGAGGGCTGTCGCGTGTATGACGCCGACACCCTGCAACGCGGCTTGATTGAAGCGGCGACGCGTAAACCCGAACTGGTTATTCTCGATCTCGGCCTGCCGGATGGCAGCGGCATCGACTATATCCGCGATCTCCGCCAGTGGAGCAGTATGCCGATTATCGTGCTGTCGGCGCGCGCTGACGAACAGGATAAAATCGAGGCGCTGGATGCCGGGGCGGACGACTATCTGACCAAGCCGTTCGGCATCGGTGAATTGATGGCCAGAGTACGTGCCGCATTGCGTCACCACGGGCGTTCGCCGCAGGAGACGCCGCTGGTGCGCTTCGGGAATGTGACCATCGACCTGCTCAATCGCCTGGTCAGCCGCGAGGGCCAGGAATTACACCTGACGCCGATCGAATTCCGTCTACTGGCGGTACTGGCGGCGAACCCCGGCAAGGTGCTGACGCAACGTCAGCTGCTAACCCAGGTCTGGGGGCCCAACGCCGTAGAACACAGTCACTATCTGCGTATCTATATGGGGCATCTGCGCCAGAAATTGGAAGTTGATCCCGCCCGGCCGCGCCATCTGTTAACAGAAACGGCGATTGGCTATCGTTTTATGCCGTAA
- a CDS encoding YbfA family protein → MSPYTAYPFYRILLRRIAVVFIGVAALPVMLFRRDRARFYSYLHRVWLKTSDKPVWMAQSEAASCDFY, encoded by the coding sequence ATGTCGCCCTATACCGCTTATCCTTTCTATCGTATTCTCCTGCGCCGTATCGCCGTGGTTTTTATCGGCGTTGCCGCGCTGCCGGTGATGCTGTTTCGCCGCGATCGGGCGCGTTTCTATAGCTACCTTCATCGTGTTTGGCTGAAAACCAGCGATAAACCGGTTTGGATGGCGCAGTCGGAAGCGGCATCCTGTGATTTTTATTAA
- the kdpF gene encoding K(+)-transporting ATPase subunit F, with amino-acid sequence MTLGILLGSLLVLLLLGYLVYALLKAENF; translated from the coding sequence ATGACTCTCGGCATCCTTTTGGGCAGCCTGCTGGTGCTGCTGTTACTGGGCTATCTGGTTTATGCCCTGCTAAAGGCGGAGAACTTCTGA
- the kdpC gene encoding potassium-transporting ATPase subunit KdpC — MRNLRSALFLLIMLMLCTGLAYPLLTTELAQRLFPSQANGSLIYRDNIVVGSSLIGQAFNQDNYFHGRPSATADTPYNALASGGSNLAASNPALDKQIRQRVAQWRRSTNSPLPIPADLLTASGSGLDPAISPEAARYQAARIAQVRGIALPRVQQLISRFTQTSTPAFIGRPTVNVLMLNLALDREKKLPR, encoded by the coding sequence ATGCGTAATTTACGTTCCGCCCTGTTTCTTTTAATCATGTTAATGCTGTGTACCGGCCTGGCTTATCCATTGCTGACCACGGAGCTGGCGCAGCGGCTATTCCCTTCCCAGGCCAATGGCTCATTGATTTACCGTGATAATATCGTCGTCGGCTCGTCGCTTATCGGCCAGGCATTCAACCAGGATAACTATTTCCATGGGCGCCCTTCCGCTACCGCGGATACCCCCTATAATGCGCTGGCTTCAGGCGGCAGTAATCTGGCGGCCAGTAACCCGGCGCTGGATAAACAGATCCGGCAGCGCGTCGCGCAGTGGCGCCGGAGCACCAACAGCCCGCTGCCTATTCCGGCTGATTTGCTGACCGCCTCCGGCAGCGGACTGGATCCGGCTATCTCGCCGGAAGCGGCGCGCTATCAGGCCGCGCGTATCGCTCAGGTCAGGGGGATCGCTTTGCCGCGGGTGCAACAATTGATTAGCCGTTTTACCCAAACCAGTACGCCGGCGTTTATCGGCCGCCCAACCGTAAATGTACTAATGTTGAATCTGGCGTTAGACCGGGAAAAAAAACTGCCCAGATAA
- a CDS encoding EamA family transporter, with translation MTSWLIYALLSALCAALVAIFGKIGLQNLDANSATAIRAVVMALFLVGVVVVQGKTALVSEIIANKKALMFILLSGVAGAMSWLFYFVALKNGNVAQVAPIDKLSVVFAVVLAVLLLGEKISLMAGAGVALISAGALLVALG, from the coding sequence ATGACTAGCTGGTTAATCTATGCCTTGCTATCTGCGCTATGCGCAGCCCTGGTCGCCATCTTTGGCAAAATCGGTCTGCAAAATCTGGATGCCAATTCCGCAACGGCAATCCGTGCTGTCGTCATGGCGCTTTTTTTAGTCGGCGTGGTGGTGGTACAGGGAAAAACGGCGCTGGTCAGCGAAATCATCGCCAATAAAAAGGCGTTGATGTTTATTCTGCTCAGCGGCGTGGCCGGCGCCATGTCGTGGCTGTTTTACTTTGTCGCGCTGAAAAACGGCAATGTTGCTCAGGTAGCGCCGATCGATAAACTCAGCGTGGTCTTTGCCGTGGTGCTGGCGGTGTTGCTGCTGGGTGAAAAAATTTCGCTGATGGCCGGCGCGGGCGTGGCGCTGATCTCAGCGGGCGCGCTGCTTGTAGCGCTGGGATAA
- the kdpA gene encoding potassium-transporting ATPase subunit KdpA: MIADVFLPIGGLLLILMLLAQPLGNVLARLIEGESGALLQKFEAGSARFLMIHRGEMHWRQYAQALLTFNFLGFVVLFGLLMTQGSLPLNPENMPGLSWHLALNTAVSFVTNTNWQAYSGENTLSYLSQMAGLTVQNFLSAATGIAAAFALIRAFSRHAVDTLGNAWFDLLRITLYILLPLSLLLALFFISQGTLQNLLPYQHVTTLEGATQTLPMGPVASQEAIKLLGSNGGGFFGANSAHPFENPSALSNIVQMLAILLLPAALCFAFGKAVNDPRQGYALLSAMVLIFIVAAALTMYAEYDGNPHLLELGADSAGNLEGKETRFGVLMSSLYAVTTTATSSGAVNAMLDSFTALGGMAPMWLIQIGEVVFGGVGSGLYGMLLFVLLTVFIAGLMIGRAPEYLGKKIDVYEMKMTALAILLPPALTLLGTALAIGSEAGRSGILNPGAHGFSEVLYAVSSAANNNGSAFAGLSVNTPFYNLLLAAAMLLGRFAVMIPVLAIAGSLVIKKRQPESRGSLSTRGPLFIGMLIAVILLIGALTFIPALALGPVAEYLQFGQVH, translated from the coding sequence ATGATCGCTGACGTCTTTTTACCGATCGGCGGCTTGCTGCTGATACTGATGTTACTGGCGCAGCCGCTGGGCAATGTATTGGCGCGCCTGATCGAAGGGGAAAGCGGCGCGCTGCTGCAAAAATTTGAAGCGGGAAGCGCGCGTTTTTTAATGATTCATCGCGGAGAAATGCATTGGCGGCAGTATGCCCAGGCGCTTCTGACCTTTAATTTTCTCGGTTTCGTTGTGCTGTTCGGCCTGTTGATGACGCAGGGATCTCTCCCCCTCAACCCGGAAAACATGCCGGGATTATCGTGGCATCTGGCGCTCAATACCGCCGTCAGTTTCGTCACCAACACCAACTGGCAGGCTTACAGCGGGGAAAATACGCTGAGTTATCTGAGCCAGATGGCGGGACTAACCGTACAGAACTTCCTTTCCGCCGCGACGGGGATCGCGGCCGCCTTCGCGTTAATCCGCGCATTTTCCCGCCACGCCGTTGATACTCTGGGGAATGCCTGGTTCGACCTGCTGCGCATTACGCTGTACATTTTGCTGCCGCTCTCTCTCTTGTTGGCGCTCTTCTTTATCAGTCAGGGGACGCTGCAAAACCTGTTGCCCTATCAACACGTCACCACGCTGGAAGGCGCAACGCAAACTCTGCCCATGGGCCCCGTAGCCTCTCAGGAGGCCATCAAACTGCTGGGCTCCAACGGCGGCGGCTTCTTCGGCGCAAACTCCGCCCATCCATTTGAAAACCCCAGCGCGCTGAGCAATATCGTGCAGATGCTGGCGATTCTGCTGCTCCCCGCCGCACTGTGCTTTGCTTTCGGCAAAGCGGTTAACGATCCCCGTCAGGGATATGCCCTGCTATCGGCCATGGTACTGATATTTATCGTGGCGGCGGCGCTGACGATGTACGCGGAATATGACGGTAATCCGCATCTGCTGGAGCTGGGGGCGGATAGCGCCGGCAACCTGGAAGGCAAAGAAACCCGCTTCGGCGTTCTGATGTCCAGCCTGTATGCCGTGACAACGACGGCGACGTCGTCCGGTGCGGTCAACGCGATGCTCGACTCGTTTACCGCGCTGGGCGGCATGGCGCCGATGTGGCTGATACAAATCGGCGAAGTGGTGTTCGGCGGCGTCGGCTCCGGCCTATACGGCATGCTGCTGTTCGTTTTACTGACCGTTTTTATCGCCGGACTCATGATCGGACGCGCCCCGGAATACCTGGGGAAGAAGATCGACGTTTACGAAATGAAGATGACGGCGCTTGCCATTCTGCTTCCCCCGGCCCTGACGTTACTCGGCACGGCGTTGGCGATCGGCAGCGAAGCCGGACGCAGCGGCATTCTTAATCCGGGGGCGCACGGCTTCAGCGAGGTGCTCTATGCCGTGTCTTCAGCCGCCAATAATAACGGCAGCGCCTTTGCCGGACTAAGCGTCAACACGCCGTTCTATAACCTGCTGCTGGCGGCGGCCATGCTGCTGGGGCGTTTTGCCGTCATGATCCCGGTACTGGCTATCGCCGGGTCGCTGGTTATTAAAAAACGCCAGCCGGAAAGCAGAGGCTCCCTGTCCACCCGCGGTCCCCTGTTCATCGGCATGCTGATCGCCGTCATCTTGCTGATCGGCGCGCTGACGTTCATCCCCGCCCTGGCGCTGGGGCCGGTTGCCGAATATTTACAGTTCGGCCAAGTTCACTAA